The proteins below are encoded in one region of Lactuca sativa cultivar Salinas chromosome 3, Lsat_Salinas_v11, whole genome shotgun sequence:
- the LOC122194383 gene encoding chitinase CLP-like, which yields MLPHLQLILLLLAFISHEPVAVAQSQVAPITKHTDLATPLYSVQLMITSWVNRDIFYKNLLIDIDAPFTWYNCTVDWNSLIYNRNCPTCPAPVSCQEYQCTNVRTSSTYESPSCLPETNSSTLPGGGDCTCPVNVVNPVNGTCGQALLNFDEFTFRGSDGKNPLPDYLVRSQLNAACAPITTFESFPANVTGVMAFSKSPYAFPAYQFQPFTKTFGLCLPSSLSAHGVMFSGSGPYYLLPNSDVDLRSLLSYVPLLSYPDSFGYFIGVKSVVVKGRSIDVSNSTTKLSTIEPYTILRTDIYKQLVHMISIATMGILRVRQVAPFGLCLKNQIGRSHVSLLVLRLIQNFYPCTFLFSLE from the coding sequence ATGCTTCCTCATCTACAACTAATTCTTCTCCTTTTAGCCTTCATTTCCCATGAACCTGTAGCCGTAGCACAATCCCAAGTTGCACCAATAACCAAACATACGGACCTTGCTACACCACTCTATAGCGTTCAGTTGATGATCACTTCATGGGTAAACAGAGACATCTTTTATAAAAACCTCCTTATAGACATAGATGCACCTTTCACATGGTATAACTGCACTGTGGACTGGAATAGTTTGATTTATAACAGAAATTGCCCCACGTGCCCTGCCCCAGTTTCTTGTCAGGAGTATCAATGCACGAATGTCCGCACATCTTCCACTTATGAAAGCCCTTCATGTCTTCCAGAAACCAACAGTTCGACTTTACCTGGTGGGGGAGACTGCACATGCCCAGTCAATGTGGTGAACCCAGTTAACGGGACATGTGGTCAAGCCCTACTCAACTTTGACGAATTCACGTTCAGGGGAAGTGATGGGAAAAACCCTCTTCCAGATTATTTGGTTCGTAGCCAGCTTAACGCAGCATGTGCTCCAATAACTACGTTTGAGTCATTCCCTGCAAATGTTACTGGTGTAATGGCTTTTTCCAAATCTCCGTATGCATTTCCAGCTTATCAATTTCAACCTTTCACAAAAACATTTGGTTTATGTTTGCCTAGCTCTTTGTCTGCTCATGGAGTTATGTTCAGTGGGAGCGGACCGTATTATCTTCTTCCCAACTCAGATGTCGATCTTCGAAGTCTTCTCTCTTATGTTCCATTACTCAGTTATCCTGATTCTTTTGGTTATTTTATTGGTGTCAAATCGGTTGTAGTTAAGGGAAGATCTATTGATGTTTCAAATAGCACCACGAAGCTTAGTACGATTGAGCCTTACACCATTCTTAGGACAGACATTTACAAGCAACTGGTTCATATGATATCAATCGCCACAATGGGAATCCTTCGTGTAAGGCAAGTGGCACCCTTTGGTCTTTGTTTAAAGAATCAAATTGGTCGTTCCCATGTCAGTTTGCTGGTGTTGAGACTAATTCAGAATTTTTATCCATGCACGTTTTTATTTAGCTTAGAATAA
- the LOC111883520 gene encoding retrovirus-related Pol polyprotein from transposon TNT 1-94, with product MSGSNGEKDGQVTLHYPMLSRSNYAAWAIKMRVFMQAQGVWEAVEPRTANTVVEVKKDKLALAAIYQGIPEDLLLSLAEKKTAKEAWDALKTMFMGADRVRTARIQTLKYEFESLNMKETEGVDEFAVKVINIVSTMRTLGDTVDESYVVKKLLRAVPAKFLQIASTLEQFADLDEMTVEEVIGRLKAHEERMKGHGDTEERKLLLTHQEWTERNKKKGEGSSKSAPKGNRGSRGRGRGRGRGGPSSGRGGRGRGGSHQQKERSQNGGHNQDKSDIQCYNCQEFGHYAAECKNPRKERNYESNLIQEDNEPALLLSSLEAKEEAGEVFLNEENVNPKLRSNGDSASDSNMWYLDTGASNHMTGNRSKFQELDTTVQGTVRFGNNSKVRIEGKGRIAFQCKNGEQRKLEEVYYIPDLCSNIISLGQLDEGGDEIRIKQNILRIYDSKMRLLMKVQRSSNRLYKIELREVSSRCLVGESKDPTWLWHTRLGHVNFTALKSMSEKGIIEGVPKMAIPSKPCEGCLVGKQSRSSFPASTNYRAKKKLELVHGDLCGPVSPPTPAGNIYFMLLVDDYSRVMWVFFIKTKDEAFRTFTDFRSKVENETGEKLKMLRTDRGGEFLSKKFEEYCSETGLERQYTAPYSPQQNGVVERRNRTVLEMARSCLKAMMVPDALWGEAVSHAVYVLNRLSTKALDGTTPYEIWTGRKPHVGHLRVFGCVAHMKIAKNHLKKLEDRSKKVVYLGTEKGSKAHRLLDPNTGAIYVSRDVIFEENRRWEWEKSLKIKSTPGISFTIEGFDFSEEHYSDEGDWVSDTSEYVSRSDTVEGEIEEPNNNDIWADSTQPINPTPNLSPIPTPINTPPGTPIPPSTQNSSTHVATPSTGSSSTGGGAPKRYRLLSDLYENTNEIELPPEELMLVSNEEEPASYDEARRKKEWVQAMNDEMASIEKNDTWNLVDLPKGRRAIGLKWVFKVKRDPQGNILKHKARIVAKGYIQKQGIDYEEVFAPVARIETVRVILALAGSNGWRVHHLDVKSAFLNGHLTEEVYVSQPEGFVKKNEPGKVYKLSKALYGLKQAPRAWNSCLDKYLKSLGFRRCAQEYSVYTRTKNGSSLIIGIYVDDLLVTGSNPENIKEFKKEMKARFEMSDLGLLSYYLGIEVNQQDKGITLKQEGYAKNILIKTRMIDCNPTKTPMEHKLSLTKDGNEELVNPTEYRSIVGCLRYLTHTRPDITFAVGVVSRFMEKPTIKHLQAVKGILRYVKGTLSHGLVYSKEEEKVNISGYTDSDLAKDINDRRSTGGMAFYVNGNLVTWASQKQRVVALSSCEAEFIAATMAACQGIWLRRLLTEITGQKVPPVTLFVDNQSALDLMKNPVFHGRSKHIDIRYHFIRECVENGEITVKHVSGKSQKADILTKSLARVKHEEMRDLVGVMKIQN from the coding sequence ATGTCTGGAAGCAATGGAGAAAAAGATGGTCAAGTCACACTACATTATCCAATGTTGTCAAGATCCAACTATGCTGCATGGGCCATCAAAATGAGGGTGTTTATGCAGGCCCAAGGTGTTTGGGAAGCTGTTGAACCTAGAACAGCCAATACAGTGGTGGAAGTGAAGAAAGATAAATTGGCATTGGCAGCCATTTATCAAGGAATACCCGAGGATCTATTGTTGTCACTGGCTGAGAAGAAAACAGCCAAAGAAGCATGGGACGCTTTGAAGACCATGTTTATGGGAGCAGACAGGGTGAGGACTGCAAGAATTCAAACATTGAAGTATGAGTTTGAATCATTGAACATGAAGGAAACAGAAGGAGTAGATGAGTTCGCTGTGAAAGTGATAAACATAGTAAGTACCATGCGTACTTTGGGAGATACTGTAGATGAATCCTATGTGGTGAAGAAGCTACTTAGGGCAGTACCAGCCAAATTCCTTCAGATAGCCTCAACCCTTGAACAGTTTGCTGACCTGGATGAAATGACAGTAGAAGAAGTGATCGGTAGGCTTAAAGCTCATGAAGAGAGAATGAAGGGACATGGTGATACAGAGGAGAGAAAGTTACTATTGACCCACCAAGAGTGGACTGAAAGAAACAAGAAGAAGGGTGAAGGTAGTTCTAAGTCAGCCCCAAAAGGCAATCGTGGTTCACGAGGAAGAGGAAGAGGCCGGGGAAGAGGTGGTCCAAGTAGTGGTCGAGGTGGCCGTGGCAGAGGCGGCTCTCACCAGCAGAAAGAAAGGAGTCAAAATGGAGGACACAATCAAGACAAAAGTGACATACAATGTTACAATTGTCAAGAGTTCGGGCACTATGCAGCTGAGTGCAAGAACCCAAGAAAAGAGAGAAATTATGAAAGCAATCTGATCCAGGAAGATAATGAACCAGCTTTGTTGCTGTCATCCcttgaagctaaagaagaagcagGGGAAGTATTCTTGAATGAAGAGAATGTTAACCCAAAGCTGAGATCAAATGGAGATAGTGCATCTGATTCAAATATGTGGTATCTGGACACAGGGGCCAGCAACCACATGACTGGAAATAGAAGCAAGTTTCAGGAACTAGACACCACAGTCCAGGGCACTGTAAGGTTTGGTAACAATTCAAAAGTGAGAATTGAAGGAAAAGGAAGAATTGCCTTTCAGTGTAAAAATGGGGAGCAAAGAAAATTAGAAGAAGTGTATTATATACCTGATCTGTGTAGCAATATCATAAGTCTTGGCCAACTTGATGAAGGAGGAGACGAGATCAGAATCAAGCAAAATATTCTAAGAATTTATGACTCCAAGATGAGGCTTCTTATGAAGGTGCAAAGGTCATCAAACCGCCTGTACAAGATAGAACTCAGAGAAGTCAGCTCAAGATGCCTAGTTGGTGAAAGCAAAGACCCAACCTGGCTTTGGCATACCAGGCTAGGTCACGTAAACTTCACTGCTTTGAAATCCATGTCAGAAAAAGGAATAATTGAAGGAGTGCCAAAGATGGCCATACCATCCAAACCGTGTGAAGGCTGTCTTGTTGGAAAACAATCAAGAAGCTCGTTCCCAGCAAGCACAAATTACAGAGCTAAGAAAAAATTGGAACTAGTCCATGGCGACCTTTGTGGACCAGTCTCACCACCAACACCTGCAGGCAACATATATTTTATGCTGTTAGTTGATGACTACAGCAGGGTGATGTGggtattttttataaaaacaaaagacGAAGCTTTTCGTACCTTCACGGACTTCAGAAGCAAAGTGGAGAATGAAACCGGTGAAAAGTTAAAAATGTTAAGAACAGATCGTGGAGGGGAGTTCCTGTCTAAGAAATTTGAAGAGTATTGTAGTGAAACTGGATTGGAACGCCAATACACCGCACCCTACTCCCCACAGCAAAATGGGGTAGTAGAGAGGCGAAACCGGACAGTACTAGAGATGGCCAGGAGTTGTTTGAAAGCGATGATGGTACCCGACGCACTGTGGGGTGAGGCGGTGAGTCATGCGGTGTATGTATTAAATCGTCTAAGCACCAAGGCCCTAGATGGGACCACACCGTATGAAATATGGACCGGAAGAAAACCACACGTAGGTCATCTGAGAGTCTTTGGCTGTGTTGCTCATATGAAAATAGCGAAGAATCATCTCAAGAAATTGGAAGATCGAAGTAAGAAAGTAGTATATCTTGGCACTGAGAAAGGCTCAAAGGCTCACAGGTTACTAGACCCCAATACCGGTGCGATATATGTGAGCAGGGATGTTATCTTCGAGGAAAATCGGAGATGGGAATGGGAGAAATCACTGAAGATCAAATCAACACCAGGTATATCGTTCACCATCGAAGGCTTCGATTTCAGTGAGGAGCATTACAGTGACGAAGGCGATTGGGTGTCGGATACATCCGAGTACGTAAGTAGGTCGGATACAGTTGAGGGTGAAATCGAGGAACCCAATAATAATGACATCTGGGCCGACTCCACTCAGCCCATAAATCCAACACCAAATTTAAGCCCAATCCCTACACCTATCAACACACCGCCGGGTACACCCATTCCTCCATCTACACAAAATTCTTCAACCCACGTAGCGACTCCAAGTACCGGTTCAAGTTCCACGGGTGGCGGTGCCCCAAAACGATACCGATTACTGTCCGATTTATACGAAAACACCAATGAAATCGAACTCCCACCAGAGGAACTCATGTTGGTAAGCAACGAAGAAGAACCTGCGAGTTATGACGAAGCAAGACGAAAGAAGGAGTGGGTACAGGCTATGAATGATGAAATGGCCTCAATTGAAAAGAATGATACCTGGAACCTGGTCGATTTACCAAAAGGAAGAAGAGCAATTGGCCTGAAGTGGGTATTCAAGGTAAAGCGAGATCCACAAGGTAATATCCTGAAGCACAAAGCCAGAATTGTAGCTAAAGGATACATACAAAAACAGGGTATCGACTATGAAGAGGTGTTCGCTCCGGTGGCGAGAATTGAAACAGTCCGAGTCATCTTGGCTCTCGCAGGCTCAAATGGGTGGCGTGTACATCATCTGGACGTGAAGTCGGCATTCTTGAATGGGCACCTAACTGAAGAAGTCTATGTCTCGCAACCTGAAGGCTTCGTGAAGAAAAATGAACCTGGGAAGGTGTATAAGCTCTCTAAAGCCCTATATGGCTTGAAACAAGCTCCCAGAGCTTGGAATTCGTGCTTAGACAAGTATCTAAAGAGCTTGGGTTTCAGAAGGTGTGCTCAAGAATATTCAGTATATACAAGAACAAAGAATGGAAGCAGTCTGATTATTGGAATATATGTAGATGATTTACTTGTTACAGGTAGCAATCCAGAAAACATAAAAGAGTTCAAGAAGGAGATGAAGGCCAGATTCGAAATGAGTGATCTTGGTCTACTGTCATACTACCTGGGAATTGAAGTAAACCAACAAGACAAAGGAATCACGTTAAAACAGGAAGGTTATGCCAAGAACATTCTGATCAAAACTCGCATGATAGACTGCAATCCTACCAAAACTCCAATGGAGCATAAACTCTCTTTGACCAAGGATGGAAATGAGGAGCTGGTAAATCCAACCGAGTACAGAAGCATTGTTGGCTGCCTAAGGTATCTCACTCACACTAGACCTGATATAACCTTTGCTGTTGGCGTAGTTAGTCGATTTATGGAGAAGCCCACCATAAAACACCTCCAAGCTGTAAAAGGAATCCTTAGATATGTAAAAGGAACCTTAAGTCATGGTTTAGTCTATTCTAAAGAAGAAGAAAAGGTCAATATTTCAGGCTATACTGATAGTGATCTGGCCAAAGATATAAATGACAGAAGAAGCACAGGGGGAATGGCGTTTTATGTAAATGGAAACTTGGTCACATGGGCATCTCAAAAGCAAAGGGTAGTAGCACTTTCATCTTGTGAAGCTGAGTTTATTGCTGCCACTATGGCAGCATGTCAGGGCATATGGTTAAGAAGACTTCTCACTGAAATCACAGGTCAAAAGGTACCACCTGTGACATTGTTTGTGGACAATCAATCAGCTCTTGATCTAATGAAAAACCCAGTATTTCATGGTCGAAGCAAACATATCGACATCAGGTATCATTTCATCAGGGAGTGTGTTGAAAATGGAGAAATCACAGTAAAACATGTGAGTGGGAAAAGCCAGAAAGCAGACATTCTTACAAAGTCTTTAGCAAGGGTGAAGCATGAAGAAATGAGAGACTTAGTTGGTGTGATGAAGATTCAGAATTAA